The following proteins are co-located in the Clostridiales bacterium genome:
- a CDS encoding MFS transporter, whose amino-acid sequence MPKDSLQGECNMGKNSPDRTCDIQKNSSNRKGTIPKNRLSKREKLAYGVGDMGNNIAYGAVGFYFVFFLTDVAGVSPLWAGYIFMIVRIWNAFSDLIIGIISDHARTRFGRRRPFLLGGAIPLGFCFALLWIVPFQTNTRLVIYYTIAGFLFNTLYSLVSIPYNALLPELSQDYDERTSISGYKMAFSFVGSLLSAMGVTLIVDTFYPGKSMYSESFPVMGRILALFIAICILLAFAGTRERALLKPSERQASIRGNLTSLLRLKEFRLVLGVFIFNMVSFDITMALYIYFMKYVLKISDSMSYIFMAIPLVAAVLVTPLWVTISNRLGKQKTYIISVLYYLIPLASCMLIPAENIPVTVAVTILIGIGMSASQVLIFSILPDVVEVDEHKTGVRREGIIYGSTMLLYKISSAVIVAFVTAALGWFGYAESSGNIVVQQSTAAIFGIRFLMSFIPALCLIVSVLFIRKLSLGKDRFNDMKKTMNVDQKNE is encoded by the coding sequence ATGCCAAAAGACAGTTTACAGGGGGAATGTAATATGGGAAAGAACAGTCCAGACCGAACGTGTGATATACAAAAGAACAGTTCAAACAGAAAGGGTACGATTCCAAAGAATCGCTTATCCAAACGAGAGAAACTAGCATATGGCGTCGGCGACATGGGCAACAACATTGCCTATGGTGCGGTAGGCTTTTATTTTGTGTTCTTTCTTACCGATGTGGCCGGCGTTTCACCCCTTTGGGCAGGCTACATCTTTATGATTGTCCGTATTTGGAATGCTTTCAGTGATCTGATTATAGGCATCATATCCGACCATGCGCGGACTCGCTTTGGTAGGAGAAGACCGTTTCTGCTGGGTGGCGCCATTCCGCTTGGCTTCTGCTTTGCGCTCCTCTGGATTGTTCCCTTTCAAACGAACACCAGGTTGGTCATCTACTACACGATAGCAGGCTTCTTATTCAACACCTTGTATTCCCTTGTCTCAATCCCCTACAATGCACTGTTACCGGAGCTGTCACAGGACTATGACGAAAGAACCAGTATCTCTGGATATAAAATGGCGTTTTCCTTTGTCGGTTCCTTATTGTCTGCTATGGGAGTGACGTTAATTGTTGATACGTTTTATCCAGGGAAAAGCATGTATTCAGAAAGCTTTCCGGTAATGGGGAGAATCCTTGCCTTATTCATTGCAATCTGTATCCTTCTGGCCTTTGCCGGCACGAGGGAGCGGGCTTTGTTAAAGCCTTCGGAACGGCAGGCAAGCATCCGGGGCAATTTAACGTCTCTCCTGAGACTAAAAGAATTCAGGCTGGTGCTCGGTGTTTTCATCTTTAACATGGTATCCTTCGACATCACCATGGCACTTTATATTTATTTCATGAAATATGTACTGAAGATCTCCGATAGCATGAGCTATATCTTTATGGCCATTCCTCTTGTGGCCGCCGTACTCGTGACACCCTTGTGGGTAACCATCAGTAATCGGCTTGGCAAGCAAAAAACATACATCATATCGGTTCTCTACTACCTGATCCCACTGGCATCCTGCATGCTCATTCCGGCAGAGAATATTCCGGTTACAGTGGCAGTCACGATTCTAATCGGAATTGGCATGTCTGCTTCTCAAGTATTGATCTTCTCCATTCTCCCTGATGTGGTGGAGGTGGATGAACATAAAACCGGTGTACGAAGAGAGGGAATCATCTATGGTTCTACCATGCTTCTCTATAAAATCAGCTCTGCCGTAATCGTTGCGTTTGTCACTGCAGCACTGGGATGGTTTGGCTATGCGGAAAGCTCCGGCAATATCGTTGTCCAGCAATCTACTGCGGCGATCTTCGGAATACGGTTCCTCATGAGCTTTATACCCGCACTTTGTCTGATTGTGTCCGTATTATTTATTAGAAAACTCTCCTTAGGTAAAGACCGCTTTAACGACATGAAAAAGACAATGAACGTGGATCAGAAAAATGAGTAG
- a CDS encoding helix-turn-helix domain-containing protein yields the protein MLSSYERAMLEALYDSNRIPLWIFDSERNLINCFVSGFSADHKELLASYVGSLLGYVKRPQLDIMCYGQELYYVFALERQHKTFYLFGGPMLLSGFYHVMEMRTLSFAEKLSAKDLESIVDHLPVVSLAFFRASLRILMLLLNGQVSDVDEISSFPFSTLQVDGTFFHELSENLQDLQLHTPYRHELAVLDCVKEGNVKKLEFIYRTLPQIKYGNMSNYHSPMKQLFYGSIANTTLITRYAIEGGLEEEAAFTLSDVYIKQMEKCRTLYELNRLNEKMAVDFTERVAKLQTLKKPEYPNVIARCIDFISKNIHRKITLEMLAREIHLTPKYISSLFRAETGQTITSFIAQQKIETAQNLLVYSKDSFTEISNSLSYYSQSHFISVFKRNVGMTPKEYRRRYSKG from the coding sequence ATGTTATCTTCATATGAACGTGCCATGCTAGAGGCACTCTATGATAGCAACAGAATTCCTTTGTGGATTTTTGACAGTGAGAGGAACCTGATCAATTGCTTCGTTTCGGGGTTTTCAGCTGATCACAAGGAACTGCTTGCGTCCTATGTTGGCAGCTTGCTGGGTTATGTCAAACGTCCGCAGCTTGATATTATGTGTTATGGGCAGGAACTGTATTATGTATTCGCCTTGGAACGCCAGCACAAGACCTTTTATCTATTTGGAGGCCCCATGCTGCTATCCGGTTTTTATCATGTGATGGAAATGAGGACCCTATCTTTTGCTGAAAAGCTCAGCGCCAAGGACTTGGAATCCATTGTGGATCATCTGCCGGTGGTATCTCTGGCCTTCTTCCGAGCTTCCCTTCGTATTCTGATGCTTTTGCTGAACGGTCAGGTATCTGATGTGGATGAAATCAGCAGCTTCCCATTTTCAACTCTACAAGTTGATGGTACTTTTTTTCATGAGCTTAGTGAAAATTTACAGGATCTACAATTACATACCCCGTATCGTCACGAACTTGCAGTCTTAGACTGTGTGAAAGAGGGCAATGTGAAAAAACTGGAATTCATCTATAGAACGCTGCCTCAAATCAAATACGGAAATATGTCCAATTATCATAGTCCCATGAAACAGCTTTTTTACGGAAGTATCGCAAATACCACCCTGATTACCCGGTACGCCATCGAAGGGGGACTGGAAGAGGAGGCTGCATTTACACTGAGTGATGTCTATATCAAACAGATGGAGAAGTGCAGAACCCTCTATGAACTGAATCGTTTAAATGAGAAAATGGCGGTGGACTTTACGGAACGGGTTGCAAAGCTCCAGACGCTGAAAAAACCGGAATATCCGAACGTGATTGCAAGATGCATTGATTTTATCAGTAAAAATATCCATCGTAAAATTACGCTGGAGATGCTGGCCAGGGAGATTCATCTTACACCCAAATACATCTCCAGCTTGTTTCGCGCGGAAACCGGACAGACCATCACGTCTTTTATCGCACAGCAGAAAATCGAAACCGCCCAGAATCTTCTGGTCTATTCCAAAGATTCTTTTACTGAAATCAGCAATTCCCTGTCTTATTACTCTCAAAGTCACTTCATCTCCGTATTTAAAAGAAATGTCGGAATGACGCCGAAGGAATACAGACGCAGATATTCCAAGGGCTAA
- the nifJ gene encoding pyruvate:ferredoxin (flavodoxin) oxidoreductase, which yields MPKKIDIMDGNTAAAYISYAFTEVAGIYPITPSSQMAELVDEWAAKGKKNIFGRTVDVVEMQSEGGAAGTVHGSLQSGALTTTYTASQGLLLMIPNMYKIAGELLPGVFHVSARTLSVHALSIFGDHSDVMGCRMTGFAMLASSSPQEVMDMGAVAHLAAIRGRVPFLHFFDGFRTSHEVQKIDALDYQDLRPLVDYEAIKAFRKNSLNPEHPATRGTTVSPDIFFQSRESSNDYIERLPAVVEDYMGEINKLTGRNYQLFDYYGVPDAEHIIIAMGSVSDTIKDTVDYLNKKGKKVGAINVHLYRPFSSSHFLAAVPKTVKKIAVLDRTKEPGGLGEPLYQDVCTVYYKENIPMSVVGGRYGLSSKDTTPSQIVAVFENLESEISKNNFTIGINDDVFDSSLTVQDEINILPDDLISCKIWGLGSDGTVGANKNSTKIIGETTDKYIQTYFVYDSKKSGGLTQSHLRFGKNPIRAPYLVSDANFVAVHNPSYVDKYDLVKDLKPGGIFLLNFAGGIRELEAALPSSMKKALAHKNAQFYVIDAISIAKDLGLGGRINTILQASFFKLIDVIPLELAVSEMKQAIYKTYYTKKGQKVVDMNYASIDRGIDSLSKVNIPAEWANLNVTENERTDVPDFIREVVIPMNRQEGDSIPVSTIRKYNLNDGTWHAGTTKYEKRGAAVDVPEWKIDQCIQCNQCSYVCPHASIRPVLLTEKESGSAPSGFVTKKAIGKGLEAYQYRLQVSPYDCTGCGSCAQVCPAKEKALEMKPLASQLEQAEHWLFAVNEVTIKKDAFSDQTVKASQFALPLFEFSGACAGCGETPYIKLATQLFGERMFITNASGCSSAYGGSTPATPYTINKANGCGPAWAMSLFEDNAEYAYGFLLGHEAIQKELIEKIEQLLNVETIQSQAACYLQEFDHSSTSKDAAAALIASLSQFVPQNEDEKEMKEFVIQNQEFLTKKSFWAFGGDGWAYDIGFGGLDHVLASGRNINMLVLDTEVYSNTGGQSSKSTATGAIAKFAAAGKKIKKKDLGMMAISYGYIYVAQVAMGCDQAQTLKAMREAEAFPGPSLIIAYSPCIEHGLKSGMNKSQDEMKKAVAAGYWHLYRYNPALKEQGKNPFVLDSKEPTGDIKEFLRGENRYASLELAFPEKAKELMDKAVLDAKERYESYKNLAQI from the coding sequence ATGCCAAAGAAAATTGATATTATGGATGGAAATACGGCGGCAGCTTACATTTCTTATGCCTTTACCGAAGTAGCCGGAATTTATCCAATCACCCCATCCTCCCAGATGGCAGAGCTGGTGGACGAATGGGCTGCCAAAGGGAAAAAGAACATTTTCGGCAGAACAGTAGATGTTGTGGAAATGCAGTCTGAGGGTGGAGCAGCAGGTACTGTCCACGGCTCGCTGCAGTCAGGAGCCCTCACTACTACATATACTGCATCTCAAGGACTTCTTCTTATGATCCCCAACATGTACAAAATCGCAGGAGAACTTCTGCCTGGTGTGTTTCACGTTTCAGCCAGAACACTATCCGTCCATGCATTATCCATTTTCGGAGATCATTCCGATGTTATGGGATGTCGAATGACAGGTTTCGCAATGCTTGCCTCCTCCTCCCCGCAAGAGGTTATGGATATGGGAGCAGTAGCTCATCTGGCAGCCATCAGGGGACGGGTTCCATTCCTGCATTTCTTCGATGGTTTCAGAACTTCACATGAGGTTCAGAAAATCGATGCACTGGATTATCAGGATCTGAGACCTTTGGTCGATTATGAGGCTATCAAAGCTTTCAGAAAAAATTCTTTGAATCCGGAGCATCCAGCTACACGTGGCACCACTGTAAGCCCCGATATCTTCTTCCAATCAAGAGAATCCAGCAACGACTACATAGAACGGCTTCCTGCAGTTGTAGAAGATTACATGGGAGAAATTAATAAGCTGACCGGAAGAAATTATCAACTTTTCGACTATTATGGAGTTCCCGATGCAGAACATATCATCATAGCCATGGGTTCAGTAAGTGATACCATTAAGGATACCGTCGACTACCTGAATAAAAAGGGAAAAAAAGTCGGTGCCATCAATGTTCACTTGTATAGACCGTTCTCAAGCTCCCATTTCCTTGCTGCAGTTCCGAAGACAGTAAAAAAGATTGCTGTCCTCGATCGGACAAAAGAGCCCGGAGGACTTGGAGAGCCCTTATATCAGGATGTATGCACCGTTTATTATAAGGAGAATATTCCAATGAGCGTTGTCGGCGGGCGTTATGGTTTGTCTTCCAAAGATACGACTCCCTCACAGATCGTCGCTGTGTTTGAAAACCTGGAATCTGAGATATCGAAAAACAATTTCACAATTGGTATTAACGACGATGTATTTGATTCATCACTCACAGTTCAGGATGAGATCAACATTCTTCCTGACGACTTGATCAGCTGTAAAATCTGGGGGCTTGGTTCAGACGGTACTGTCGGCGCCAATAAAAATTCCACAAAGATCATCGGGGAAACAACAGACAAATATATCCAGACTTATTTTGTATATGATTCAAAAAAATCCGGGGGCTTAACACAATCCCACCTGCGCTTTGGAAAAAATCCGATCCGTGCTCCGTATTTGGTCAGTGATGCAAATTTTGTGGCGGTTCATAATCCTTCTTATGTGGATAAATATGATCTGGTTAAGGATCTAAAGCCGGGAGGGATCTTCCTCCTGAATTTTGCCGGAGGAATTAGAGAACTGGAAGCTGCGCTCCCCTCGTCCATGAAGAAAGCGCTCGCACATAAGAATGCACAGTTTTATGTTATTGACGCGATCTCCATTGCTAAGGATCTAGGCTTGGGCGGAAGAATCAACACAATCCTGCAGGCATCATTTTTCAAGCTGATAGATGTCATACCCCTTGAGCTTGCGGTCAGCGAAATGAAACAGGCAATATACAAGACCTACTATACAAAAAAAGGGCAGAAGGTTGTTGATATGAACTATGCTTCCATCGACCGGGGCATTGATTCCCTCAGTAAAGTCAATATTCCAGCAGAGTGGGCAAATCTGAATGTGACCGAAAATGAAAGGACAGATGTACCAGACTTCATTAGAGAAGTCGTCATTCCGATGAATCGCCAGGAAGGCGACAGCATTCCGGTTTCAACCATTAGAAAGTACAATCTCAATGACGGTACATGGCATGCAGGAACCACGAAGTATGAAAAAAGAGGCGCCGCTGTTGACGTTCCAGAATGGAAGATCGATCAGTGCATCCAGTGTAACCAGTGCTCCTACGTCTGCCCCCATGCTTCCATCAGGCCGGTTCTTCTCACAGAAAAAGAAAGCGGCAGCGCACCGTCCGGATTCGTGACGAAAAAAGCCATAGGAAAGGGACTTGAAGCATATCAATACAGACTTCAGGTATCTCCATATGACTGTACCGGATGCGGAAGCTGCGCTCAGGTTTGCCCAGCAAAAGAAAAGGCTCTGGAAATGAAACCGCTGGCATCACAATTGGAACAAGCAGAACACTGGCTCTTTGCAGTGAATGAAGTCACGATTAAAAAGGATGCTTTCAGTGATCAAACAGTAAAAGCTTCCCAGTTTGCTCTGCCGCTCTTTGAATTTTCCGGTGCCTGTGCAGGCTGCGGAGAAACGCCGTACATCAAACTGGCGACCCAGCTGTTTGGTGAAAGAATGTTTATCACAAATGCATCTGGCTGTTCCTCGGCTTACGGTGGATCGACACCCGCCACCCCATATACAATCAACAAAGCTAACGGCTGCGGGCCTGCATGGGCGATGTCCCTTTTTGAAGATAACGCCGAATATGCCTATGGTTTCCTTCTTGGTCATGAAGCAATCCAAAAGGAGCTCATCGAGAAAATTGAACAGCTCCTGAACGTAGAAACCATTCAATCCCAGGCAGCTTGCTACCTCCAGGAATTTGATCATTCCTCTACGTCAAAGGACGCCGCTGCTGCATTAATTGCCTCCTTGAGCCAGTTTGTACCTCAAAACGAAGATGAGAAGGAAATGAAAGAATTCGTTATCCAGAACCAGGAATTCCTAACTAAGAAATCATTCTGGGCTTTCGGCGGGGACGGATGGGCTTACGATATCGGTTTCGGCGGTCTGGACCACGTACTTGCATCAGGACGGAATATCAACATGTTGGTTCTTGATACGGAAGTTTACTCAAATACAGGCGGACAGTCATCTAAGTCAACTGCTACCGGTGCAATTGCCAAGTTTGCTGCAGCAGGCAAGAAAATTAAGAAGAAAGATCTGGGAATGATGGCAATCAGCTACGGCTATATCTATGTAGCCCAGGTTGCAATGGGATGTGACCAGGCCCAGACCCTCAAGGCAATGAGAGAAGCCGAAGCATTTCCTGGCCCATCTCTCATCATCGCTTACTCTCCTTGCATTGAACATGGCTTGAAATCGGGTATGAACAAGAGTCAAGACGAAATGAAAAAAGCAGTAGCGGCAGGATACTGGCACTTATATCGTTACAATCCTGCATTGAAAGAGCAAGGAAAGAATCCATTTGTCTTAGACTCAAAAGAACCCACCGGTGATATCAAGGAGTTTCTCAGAGGCGAGAATCGCTACGCATCACTGGAACTGGCTTTCCCGGAAAAAGCAAAGGAACTCATGGATAAGGCTGTTCTTGATGCGAAGGAAAGATATGAAAGCTACAAAAATCTGGCACAAATCTGA
- a CDS encoding PAS domain-containing protein, whose amino-acid sequence MLDEVILMKKVTKLSTNEAVSSCGFRGKTEDSFILQYAFFMSKDGEILVCDEVGYKFLKTIDLEIFYLQLESFKINSAITNTTIILGGKSYNLRMVPTDLQSETDDLNSRSVEDIEYLIVLQDQSLFSYIFQRLKHAKSNNHLDVNADDPTEIQLNRIFDSSRVGIFITNSKGIVIFANAVYESATGLSLTNIIGKNIADLGTMGFFNPLITPAILETRQNLTVLQKLATGKHAIISGSPIYGSNGDPVLIITCVNVVTKIIKADFPDQSYEPAKLKLNSDQRKKEYSIDMIAESRIMKTILQEAIHIARYDVTVLLLGDSGVGKEVIASVIHASSLRNKEKFVKINCSAITPSLLESELFGYEAGAFTGALAKGKQGLFEIAHQGTLLLDEIGDMPIELQAKLLRVIQNQEYYRIGGVEPIRSNVRIIASTNKNLQKMIKIGEFREDLFYRLNVISIEIPPLQHRKADIKPLLLHFCYHYNNKYNLNKQFSAELLQVLENYNWPGNIRELKNLVERLLILCIEDILIPEHLYNKYKLAESAKTTIEAIQINDLIPLKDAVSAVEESLVMKAMKSCGSTRKAAELLGVSQTTVLRKLKEYDLGSKCI is encoded by the coding sequence ATGTTAGATGAGGTTATTTTGATGAAAAAAGTGACAAAACTAAGTACCAATGAAGCGGTCTCCTCTTGCGGATTTCGGGGAAAAACAGAGGATTCCTTCATCCTTCAATATGCATTTTTCATGAGCAAGGATGGTGAAATTCTGGTTTGCGACGAGGTTGGATATAAGTTTCTAAAAACCATAGATTTAGAAATATTTTATTTACAATTGGAGTCGTTCAAGATTAATTCAGCAATTACAAATACCACCATTATTCTGGGTGGGAAAAGTTATAATCTTAGGATGGTCCCAACCGACCTTCAATCCGAGACTGATGATCTTAATTCCCGTAGTGTGGAAGATATTGAGTACCTAATCGTGTTGCAGGATCAATCTTTATTTTCATATATTTTTCAGAGGCTCAAACACGCAAAGTCAAACAACCATCTGGACGTAAATGCAGATGATCCGACAGAAATCCAATTAAATCGCATCTTCGACTCCTCCAGGGTGGGCATCTTTATAACAAATTCAAAGGGGATTGTCATTTTTGCCAATGCAGTATATGAAAGCGCCACCGGCCTATCTTTAACAAATATCATTGGAAAGAATATTGCTGACCTTGGAACCATGGGATTTTTCAATCCGTTGATCACGCCTGCGATTCTTGAAACCCGGCAAAATCTCACAGTACTTCAAAAACTCGCAACAGGGAAACATGCAATCATATCCGGTTCGCCGATCTATGGCAGCAATGGTGATCCCGTTCTCATTATTACCTGTGTTAATGTAGTAACGAAAATTATCAAGGCGGATTTTCCTGATCAAAGCTACGAGCCTGCAAAACTAAAATTAAATTCGGATCAAAGAAAAAAAGAATATTCCATTGATATGATTGCAGAGAGTCGGATTATGAAGACGATCCTCCAAGAAGCCATTCATATCGCCAGATATGATGTTACCGTGTTACTTCTTGGCGATTCTGGTGTGGGAAAGGAAGTAATTGCATCGGTGATCCATGCCTCAAGTCTAAGAAATAAGGAGAAATTTGTAAAGATTAACTGCAGTGCAATCACTCCATCTCTTCTGGAATCCGAACTCTTCGGTTATGAGGCAGGCGCTTTTACTGGCGCATTGGCGAAGGGCAAGCAAGGGTTATTCGAAATCGCACATCAGGGAACACTTCTTCTTGATGAAATTGGAGATATGCCAATTGAATTACAAGCGAAATTATTGCGCGTGATCCAAAATCAAGAATATTACAGGATCGGGGGAGTCGAACCGATTCGCTCGAACGTTCGTATTATCGCATCTACAAACAAGAATCTGCAAAAGATGATTAAAATAGGTGAATTCAGAGAGGATCTTTTCTATCGATTAAATGTGATTTCCATCGAGATTCCTCCTCTGCAGCATAGAAAAGCCGATATCAAACCCCTGCTGCTTCATTTTTGTTACCACTATAATAACAAATATAATTTGAACAAACAGTTTTCAGCAGAATTGCTTCAAGTCTTAGAAAATTATAATTGGCCGGGCAATATCAGAGAGCTTAAGAATCTAGTCGAGAGGCTTTTAATACTGTGTATCGAGGATATACTCATACCCGAACACCTGTATAACAAATATAAGCTTGCTGAATCAGCGAAAACAACAATTGAAGCAATACAAATCAATGATCTTATTCCTCTCAAAGATGCCGTATCCGCAGTTGAAGAGTCACTGGTAATGAAGGCAATGAAATCCTGCGGAAGTACAAGGAAAGCTGCAGAATTGCTTGGCGTTAGTCAGACTACCGTATTGCGCAAATTGAAGGAATATGACTTGGGTTCAAAGTGTATCTAA
- a CDS encoding MFS transporter, producing the protein MDIDDRQSISKVEDAALTPYLRKVTLFCTGGPFLDGFVLVVISSALVQLGPVLNLDSHWTGLIGAASLVGLFVGGVFFGYLTDIIGRRFMFTLDLMAFVVLSILSMFVQTPLQLVILRFLVGIAVGADYPIATALLAEFSPKKHRGFMLGILMAMWYIGAMTANIVGYLLIDIPGAWRWMLGSAAIPAIILVIGRWDTPESPRWLLSKNRTEEALKVVKRVYGPDAELEDLQQEIVETKISKLLEPGYLKRLIYVGGFWLCQIVPLFGIYTFGPQILQMFGLAEGKQALLGDILISLVFLVGVVAALKWLDRFGRRPLMIWSFAFMSLGMIMLAVFSNANPIIISLGFALYAFASGGPNIQEWVAPNELFPTEIRATAVGLGTGISRIGAATGTYMLPTWLATLGLSQTMWILAAVTFVGFLICLFLAPETKGLTLAEAGSISKN; encoded by the coding sequence ATGGATATTGATGACAGACAATCTATATCAAAGGTCGAAGACGCAGCACTTACACCATATCTGCGCAAAGTGACACTTTTCTGTACCGGCGGACCCTTTTTAGATGGCTTTGTGCTAGTCGTAATTTCTTCAGCGCTGGTTCAGCTTGGACCGGTGCTTAATCTGGACTCGCATTGGACTGGTTTGATTGGAGCAGCTTCTCTTGTAGGTCTTTTTGTAGGCGGCGTATTTTTTGGCTATCTGACAGATATCATCGGCCGCCGATTCATGTTTACCCTTGATCTGATGGCATTTGTTGTGCTATCAATTTTATCTATGTTTGTTCAAACGCCTTTGCAACTCGTCATTCTAAGATTTCTTGTAGGCATTGCGGTTGGAGCCGACTATCCAATTGCCACAGCGCTCTTGGCGGAATTTTCTCCGAAAAAGCATAGAGGCTTCATGCTCGGTATCTTAATGGCAATGTGGTATATAGGCGCTATGACGGCGAATATTGTTGGTTATTTATTAATTGACATTCCTGGTGCCTGGAGATGGATGCTGGGGAGCGCAGCAATACCCGCCATCATACTTGTTATCGGGCGGTGGGACACCCCTGAATCACCTCGCTGGCTCCTCAGTAAGAACCGTACGGAAGAAGCGCTTAAGGTTGTAAAGCGGGTCTATGGCCCTGATGCAGAGCTTGAAGATTTGCAGCAAGAAATCGTAGAAACTAAAATCAGCAAATTACTCGAACCAGGTTATCTTAAAAGACTCATATATGTTGGGGGATTCTGGCTGTGTCAGATTGTTCCTCTGTTTGGAATCTATACGTTTGGCCCGCAGATTCTTCAAATGTTTGGTCTTGCAGAAGGCAAGCAAGCGCTTCTTGGAGATATATTGATCAGCTTAGTATTTTTAGTCGGCGTTGTTGCCGCACTGAAATGGCTGGACCGTTTTGGAAGACGACCACTTATGATTTGGAGTTTCGCGTTTATGTCCCTCGGCATGATTATGTTAGCAGTGTTTTCAAACGCCAATCCTATTATTATTTCATTGGGTTTTGCACTTTACGCTTTTGCATCCGGCGGTCCGAATATCCAGGAATGGGTTGCTCCCAATGAGTTATTCCCCACAGAAATCCGTGCAACAGCGGTAGGTCTCGGAACAGGCATCAGTCGAATTGGTGCTGCGACAGGAACTTACATGCTGCCGACTTGGCTGGCAACGCTTGGACTTTCGCAAACAATGTGGATTTTAGCTGCTGTCACTTTTGTAGGATTTCTTATTTGTCTCTTCTTGGCGCCTGAAACAAAAGGTCTGACCCTTGCTGAAGCTGGATCCATTTCAAAGAATTAA